The sequence GTTCTGCTTCTGCTTTTGCCTCTGCTTCAAGTCGCAGTCGTTCTGCCTCTGTTTTGGCTTCAGCTTCAAGCCGCTGTCGTTCAGTTTCTGCTTTGGCTTCTTCTTCAAGCCGCTGTCGTTCTGCTTCTGCTTTTGCCTCTGCTTCAAGTCGCAGGCGTTCTGTCTCTGCTTTGGATTCAGCTTCAAGCCGCTGTCGTTCAGTTTCTGCTTTGGATTCAGCTTCAAGCCGCTGTCGTTCAGCTTCTGTTTTGGCTTCTGCTTCAAGCCGCTGTCGTTCAGCCTCTGCTTTGGCCTCTTCTTCAAGCCGCTTTCGTTCAGCCTCTGCTTTGGCTTCTGTTTCAAGACGCTGTCGTTCTGCCTCTGCTTTGGCTTCTGCTTCAAGCCGCTGTCGTTCAGCTTCTGCTTTGGCCTCTGCTTCAAGCCGCTGTCGTTCTGCCTCTGATTTGGCTTCTGCTTCAAGTCGCTGTCGTTCTGCCTCTGTTTTGGCTTCTGCTTCAAGCCGCTGTCGTTCAGCTTCTGCTTTGGCTTTTGCTTCAAGTCGTTCGCGTTCTTCTTCAGCTTTGGCTTCTACTATTCTATCACCCGTAAGTTTTGATTGAAGTGCTAAAGTTGGCAAAACCCCCTTATAGGCAGAAAAGTCTGCAAAATTAAATTTACCATTTTCATCCCAAGAGCCGATAATAATTTGATCAATTACGTACTTCCTGTCCGGAGTGATATTTGAACGCTCAACTAAGCCAAGTTTTTGGATATGATTATCTGAGAGACTGGCAAACATAAATTCACCTGCATTATCAAATTCACCTATTTTAATTCCTTCAACAATGTACCTTCCATCAGCAGTGATCTGTGTTTCATCTATCAAGATCAGCCAGGTAAGGGGGGCTATATATAGATGCAAAAATTTAACAACACCTTCCTGGTTGATTTTTCCACTGTGAATAACCTGGGCAGTTAATCCCGGGTACTCGGGATTGAAAATTGAAAGTTGAAAATTGAAAATTAATAATATGATGATATATTTTTTCATAACACAGATTGCACAGAAAGTAAAATTATTGTGATTAATTTCAAGTAGCAATAAAATTAACACAAAAAAAATATTTTTCCAAATCTATTAAAATTTATTTACAAAGTTTTTTCTAAATTCCTCCCAGGAAGTTGTTTTGTAGGCGTCTTCCAAAAAAAACGCTAAGATCGGCTCTATATATTTAGGCGTCATATATTGCTGTATAGCGGTGATAAGCTGGGAATTTTCACCGATGACAATAACGGATGGAAATGTCATATTATTTTTTAACGCCCATAATGCAAATTGGTGGTAATTGCTGCCTTTATTCCCGGAATTGACCAGGGTGTTACCTAAATAACTTATCGTATCTTTTGTTTGGGCATCAAAGTTCACAGCGTAAAAGTTTTTATTAATATATTCAGCAATAACCGGATAGTCAAAAGTGGTTTTGGCCATTACTTTACAGCTAACACACGTGTTTGAATATACGTTGATAAGCATCTTTTTAGGATGGGCCTTATTCAATTCCATTGCTTCTTTAAATGTATGCCATTTTAGAAGTGCAGTATCCGAATGCAATTCGGCTTTACTGGCAAAGGCCATGTCAAAATATTTCCGGAAATCTTCAACCGAAGTAGTCTTATAGATGCTTTCAGTAAAAAACACCAGGAACGGGGCAATTTTTTTAGCGTCCAAATATCCCGGAACCAAGAGTGAAGATTGGAAATTATTGTACATAAAAAGTGTAGAGGGATAGGTTCTGCTGCCGGGTAAAAATTTGTATGTCAACTGGTGCGTTGCACGTTTACCTGATTGTGTGTTAAAATAAGTTTTTCCTAAAAATTCAACACTGTCTCTTGTCTCAGCATTGAACTTTACAGCATAGAAGTTTCTGTTAATATAACCAACAACCTGCGGATCAGCATAAGTAGTTTGCATCATGCGTTTACACCATCCGCACCAATTAGTATACACGTCAATAAGCGTTGGTTTGGGAGCTTTTTTGTTTAATTCAACGGCTTGCTCAATGGTAAGCCAGTTGACAGAAGCTTTATTTTGAGTCGTCTGGGCTGGTGCATTCAAGCTGCAGATTAAACAGATCATACAGATGATGGGGAGTGATTTTCGCATTATTTTTTTCTATTAGAATAAAAAAAGTGTATTTTTGAAACCTTTGAAAAACTTAAATGATAACAAAAAAAACTGCTACACCTGCCCGCCATGCACAAGCCCTTAGGATGGCAGGCGGGAAGACACAAAGATACACGAAGAAATTATATTATAGTATTTTTTAGATTTTTCAAAGGTTTCTATCTATAATTCACTTACTTTGAATAAGCAAACAGCAAGTTTAAATAAAATTTTCGAAAGGTGGTCAGAAGAAAAAGCAATCAGCATATCTCTCCTGCCTTCTTCAGGTTCGTATCGCGAATATTATAGAATTACCGGCAAAAACAAAATAGCAATAGGAGTTTTTAACGCTGACAAAAAAGAGAACATTGCTTTTTTAACATTTACCAGGCACTTTTTCAATAAGGGTTTAAACGTACCTGAAATATACGATGAAGGCCTGGAGAATAACGTTTACCTTATTCAGGATCTTGGTGATACTACGCTGTTTTCATACAGCCCCCCCCTAACTCCCAGCCCCCCTAAATCCCCCCAAAGGGGGGACTTCCCAACCCCACTTCCCAAAGGAAAAGGGGATAGCAAAAGCGATGGAAAAGTCCCCCCTTTGGGGGGATTTAGGGGGGCTGGTAGGGAGGCTGAAATGATCAATATATATAAAAAAGTAATTGAAGAATTGCCACGATTTCAAATACTTGCAGGCAAAGACCTTGATTACAGTGTTTGTTATCCACGCCCGGATTTCGATAAGCAGTCTATGATGTGGGATTTGAATTATTTTAAATACTATTTTCTCAAATTAGCTAAAATTCCTTTTGATGAACAAAAATTAGAAGATGATTTCCAGTGTTTTTCTGATTATTTGTTAAAAACCGATTGCAGCTATTTCCTGTACCGGGATTTCCAGTCCCGCAACATTATGATCTATGAAGACGTACCCTGGTTTATTGATTACCAGGGAGGTAGGAGAGGCGCCTTGCAATATGATGTGGCTTCATTGCTTTTTGATGCAAGAGCAGATATTCCGCAAGAAATTAGAGCTGAATTACTGGATCATTATATTAATATCATAACCAAAATTATCCCTGTTGATAAAACGGAATTTATTCAGTATTTCTATGGATATGCTATTATCCGCATTATGCAGGCAATGGGCGCTTATGGCTTCCGGGGATTGTATGAAAAGAAAGATCATTTTCTGAAAAGTATCCCCTTTGCAATAAAAAATATTGAATGGATCATCAATACAGTATCTGTTCCCGTTGAGATACCAACACTTATGGATGTTTTTAAACGATTAATAAACTGTGAAATTAAAAGTCACCCTTAACAGCTTTTCTTATAATAGAGGCATACCTGTTGATAGATCAGGCAATGGTGGCGGCTTTGTTTTCGAT is a genomic window of Cytophagales bacterium containing:
- a CDS encoding DUF255 domain-containing protein — translated: MRKSLPIICMICLICSLNAPAQTTQNKASVNWLTIEQAVELNKKAPKPTLIDVYTNWCGWCKRMMQTTYADPQVVGYINRNFYAVKFNAETRDSVEFLGKTYFNTQSGKRATHQLTYKFLPGSRTYPSTLFMYNNFQSSLLVPGYLDAKKIAPFLVFFTESIYKTTSVEDFRKYFDMAFASKAELHSDTALLKWHTFKEAMELNKAHPKKMLINVYSNTCVSCKVMAKTTFDYPVIAEYINKNFYAVNFDAQTKDTISYLGNTLVNSGNKGSNYHQFALWALKNNMTFPSVIVIGENSQLITAIQQYMTPKYIEPILAFFLEDAYKTTSWEEFRKNFVNKF